ATGGGCTGGAGAACTTCTGGAGCCTCGTAAAACGCGGATTGAAAGGCACCTATATTTCCGTTGAGCCGTTCCATCTTTTCCGTTACCTCGATGAGCAGGTATTTCGTTACAACAATCGTGCGACCAAAAAGAAATTCATCTCTGACTTTGACCGTTTCGCAATGGTCACTGATAACCTGCTAGGCAAGCGCGTAACCTACGAACAACTGATTGGCCGTGCGACGCAATTCGGGGCGCAAGCCAACTAAGTATCGCCGCCAGAATCGCGGGAAACGCCGCGTCCGCTGGTTTTCTTAGCCTTCTGTTTTCGGTCCTTTTTCTGTTCCCATTTCTTGTGCCTCTTGTCGATCTCTGCTTTCGGGACTGACAAGAGGCGTTTCGTTAGGCTTGAGAATTTTTCAAATTCAGTCTTTTCTTTCATTGCTCTTTGACCTCGGAAAGCTTACCGGCTAAAAGTGCCATCAGTCTTTTGACGTGGGCAAGAATGGCATCAGCTTCTTCCTTGATATAAATAGCTCGCGTATGCATCACATGATTTCGCCACGCATCGCGAATGCCGCGAATGTCCTGCAATACCGGATAGTAAAATTCTTGTGCCGCCTGTTTGCGCTTGCCTCGTTTCATCTTATTGATCTTAGAGTCAACCTTATCCTGTAGCTGATTAAGCATCGTTTCCCAGTCGGTATAGGGGATTGGAGTGTATTTTATCCGGCCCGTTTTTGTGTGTCGGCGCACTCGACGCAGACCTAGATGAACACAGAGTGCCCTTAATCCCCATTCGACTACCCGCATCAAATGAAACACGGCGGCAGTATTGCAATCGGCAATCAAACAGCTTGACGCTTCCATGATGTCCTCTATCGTGTGCGGGAATGCGTTAATGACTTCCAGCCCCAGCAATTCGGTGTATCCAGGGCACGGTGCGCGCTTTGTATCCACCATAACAAAGGTGATCTTTGTTATTTCATCCACAATCGCTTCTCGCGCGTGTCTCAATTCCGTAGACATAGCGGAATAATCTCTCTTGCGGAACTCAAAGCCGACCACTGTTCGATTGATAATTTCATGCGCAGCTTCAAATCTTTCGGCTTCGCAATATTTTTGTGCTTCTGTCAATATCGAAAGCGCCGTGTTTACCTCTCCTTCATCCGGCTCCGCTCCTACAACCTCACCATATCTAACAAAGTCGGTTTCGAGGAGCAGCATACGCTCAAACAAATCCACTAGATCAGCAACATTAAATTCATTCATAATGTCCCAGAGGCTCCACACTCTGCGGCCATAATCATCCCCGCCATTGCCTCCATAAGCAAGCGCAGACGGAGAAACCCGCCTTTCGGCGGGTTCTGGTTTGATGTTGGACAGATTTTCAGCGCGACGATCTGCTGTGAACAGGTCGCCAGCGTTTGAGCGGTTTGTATTCTCCGGTGCCCCAATTCGCAAATTCAGGGTAGACCATGACATACGGCTCAAGATCGAAGGTAAGAGCGGTCTTGTCCTTGAAACGGATGTCAATGAGGAAGTATTCGGGGGTAACGTCCAGTTCGACGCGCTCAATGATCTTGCCTTTGGCTTGCGGGAAGGCCAGAACGCGCCTGTAGGCTTGCTTTTTGGTACGCTTAGAGACAGCCATGGATTCGCCTTTCTAGGAAGGTGATTTGTGGTTAGGGCTGCGTCGATGCTGATAACATCGGCGTGGCCCGTCTCTCTTGTAGCGCACCCACAGAGAGTCAGCAACAAAAAAATAGCGAAAACCCTGTCACGGCTGGAAATATCTTGTGACAAAATTCGGCACTGTGTCAAGTATGTTAGTGCCGATGGGGTGGGATATCAGGGGAGGGGGTAGGGGAGGATGGAAAGTTAACCAGAAAGTAACTTTTTGCTTTTTGGGTTCCGGCTTCTCGGATCAGACCTTTTCGGATTGCACCAGGCTGAAACCGCCCAAAAGTGTCAAGTGAAAGCCGCCGAGGCGGCAGGTCAAGATACGATCTTTGAAAATTTGTGAACAGCCAAAGCCGCATCGGTAAAGCCGAGGTGCAGAGAACAGTTCTTTGGCGTTGCTGCAAACAATCGAGGGTGAAACCGTGGCCTGCCCAGCCCAGAAGGGCGAAGCCGGAAGGGGGTGGAATGAGTTTTTACTGGAAGAATTCCTCCATCGTGGCCGCCGTGGCCGAATTGCCGGGATGGTCCGTTACGCGCAAAAGATCCAGGACCAGCCGCAAAGTGCTTTGGTGTTGATAGAACCTGGTGGACTTAAAGCCCGTTTTTACATGCGAACCCGCTATTACCCAGGCCACGTTGCCGCCGCCATTGATCACGTCAATGGCCAGCGATTCATCAAAGACAATAATGAACACGCTGTTAGCCAGAGCGGGTGAATTGATCAAAGGGCCGATGTTGTTGCTGAGCCAGCTATCGGCGGCGGAAAGCTTCGCATCATCGGTACAAAGCGGGCCACCGCTTGGGCAATCATGTGCGTCGTTTTCCGCGTTGGGCGCGATGAAAGCAAAACTTGGAAGCGTGCCCGCAGCGGCGTCTGCTGAAAGCTGGGTGACAGGAACAAGGTTAGCGGTCTGGGATCCCAGGACGCTCTGCATGTACGCAAATGGATTGTGGTGCTTGAAATAGGGATATACGTCACCACCGGTATAGCCGGGTGAAGGCAGGCTCTGCATGTAGGCCTTCCAGGTCTTGCCCGCGCTGGTCAGAGCTTGTGCAACATTGTCTGAGCTAATGGCGCCGGGAAAGGAATCGTCGTTGGTCTCAACATTTCCCGTGGTCAGCATGAAGTAATTGCCGATTGAAGGATGCGTGTTGGCAAAATAATTTGCCGCATGCGAATGCGCTGTGGCCAAAGAATTCAGGAACGGCATTGATGAATTGCCGATCACCTGGGCAGCTGCGTGGTTCTCCAGCACAACCAGAAAAACATGGTCTGCCGCAGGGATGGCCGTCGTGCTGGGCGTGGGTGTGGGTGGGCCGCCTACGTGGTTTACACCTCCGCATCCAACCATTACCGCAAGAAAAACCAAGAGGAAAAGAGGTGTAATTTTGCAGCGCATCAAATTGAATCTCCTGTGGAGCACCCGTTTTTAGATGCCGGCCAACCTTAGGACGTGGTCTTAACGACCTAGACTAGGTTGTTTGGGTAGGAAGATGCTCTTTGAGGCCTGTCCATCAGTTTATTGCCGATACGGTGGTGAAGGTCCTTGGACACAAGCGGGCGTGGAAGATGATTGAACAGATTGAGATCCGCAAAAGATAGTCAACGTGCGTTTGCAGATAAAAATCGAATAAGACCGGAGTTGCGGGCTAACTCGCAGCTTGCATTCTCCATCCTACATAGCTGGAAAGATGCGCCGTCCTCAAATGGCGCATCTTAGGAACCTGGAAAATCATGTTAATCACATTGGCATTACTCGTTCTCTGGATTCTTAGCATGTACTTTTACCTTCCTCTACCGGTAGTGGTGCTGCTCTTTGCCGCGCTGGCGACTGGAACCACAATGACCATCTGGCAGGCGTGGATGAGCCGCAAACAGCGCCTGGCAGCTATTGGCGAGCAGGATTCAAACAGCTAATTCGCGGCGCATTCGGTGCTGAAAAGCGATAGACTTTGCTCATGAAGTTTCTGGGCAAATTCCTGCTGCTGGCCGCGTGCGTCGCGGCTGCGCAATCGCCGCAGACCAGCCAGCCGGCTGCACCGAAGGCCCCGGCAGCCAGCGCCGATCAAACGCAGCTTGCCGCGATCGTAAAGCAGCAGTTCGGCGATACGTTTACGCTTCCGGCAAAGTTTTCTCCGCCGCTGATCACGGCGGATTTTGACGGCGATGGCGTCGAAGATGTCGCGATCGTGGCCGATAGCAAAGATCCGCTGCCCGATTCTTTTGCTTTCAAATACGATGTGGCCGACCCTTACCACGCTTATTTCGGCTTTGGAAATCCCAAAATTACATCCACGTTTAGCGCTGATCCGGGGCACACGCATCATTTCCTGGTGATATTTGGCAGCGGCAAAGAAGCCTGGCATGCTGCAACGCCAAAAGCAAAGTTCGTCCTGATCAACGTTCCGTTTGATACGTTTGAAGTCGGGCGAATGCTCATCAGCAAAAAGAAGCCGCCCATCTTTGTCATCAAGGCCCTGGAGTCGCAAATAATGGATTCCGCCTTGTGGTGGGAAGCCAAGAAGAAACGCTGGCGCTGGGAGCCAGGCAACACACTGTAGTAATGGCGCGATGCGCTCTTGTGATGGCTGCCTTTACCTGTGAACCGCCAATCTATGTGCCACCTATCTGGCTGATGCGGCTTCTGCTTTTGGCCGGATTTTTCTGGCGCCGAAGAACGCTTCCCTGGCTGGCTTTTGGGAAGCCAACCAGAGTTTTACTACTTCAAACGTAATTGTGGTGCCGTAAGTCACCGCAATCCAGACGCAAACGGCTTCAAGAGGCAGGTTCGACCACGCCTTTACCGACAAGCCAAGCATCTGCTTCGGTTGATATCCCCACCAACCGTATGGCAGAGCCAGCGTGGCTTCCCAAACCAGGCTAACCAGCAGAACGTATAACAGCACCAGACTAAAAGCGCGCCAGTTGATGGATGCTTTCACCGTCGGATAGAAACCTACTGCCGGAATGAGCCCGCCTGCAATCAGCACGGTCAGATAACCAGGGAAACCGACAGGTTCCGGTGAAAACATCTTTTTGTAAAGAATGGCAGTCCCCACCAGCAGCGCACCCAATACAGCCGAGGTTGGATGAAACACCAGCAGCCTCGATTTCCCTTTTGCTTCCTCCGCGTAGTCGGGAATGTTGTAAGCAGCAAGCCAGAACTCGTCGAGCCAAATGTAGATCAGAAGGATGGCGATGAAACCTGAGAAGTAGAACAGGTATTCTTCAATCGGTACCGGACCGCCCAATGCGGGTGCGCCAATTCCCAGCGTGGCATGGCGATTGGGAAACACAAAGAACTTATGAGCAAAGAAAAAATCCAGAGCGAAGCCAAGCGGAACCAGGATTGAAATCGTTCTCCAAAAAGCACTCTTGGGAAGCCTGATGCGTTCCTGTGGAAAGAGCCAGCCGGCGATCACGATAATCGGAACAACAAACAGCAGCAAACTCCATGTATACCCTTGCGGTGTAGGATCAGCGCTGGTGATCGTGATGGAACCCGCATCGCGAACTCTGTTGAGCGTTATGGCCGCGGGAACGGCGATCATTGCAAGAATGGTCAAAACAATTCCCGGCCCAAGCCGAAATGTGGGTGAAGGCTTCTGCGATGAAGGCATGGACGGCCCTCCTGATCTTCGCGATTCTACTCTGCTTTGTTCCGGAACCGATCAGTAACTTTTTCGCTAATTCATTGGATGTCGCATGATCAGAAATACTTCAAGGTTGGGGTTTCCCCTATAATTCCATCTCATGGACCTGGAACAGAAGATTGAAGAGCTTAAGCGCCGTGATTCGCTGGCTGAAGCCGGGGGCGGCAAGGAACGACAGGAGCGCCAGCACAAAGAAGGCAAGATGTCCGCGCGTGAGCGCATTGAATTCCTGCTGGATGAAGGCACCTTTGAGGAATTCGACAAGATGGTCACGCACAGCTGCACGGACTTTGGCATGGAGCAGAACAAAGTGTATGGTGACGGCTTTGTTACCGGCTATGGCCGCATTGAAGGCCGGCTGGTATTTGTTTTTGCCCAGGATTTCACCGTGTTCGGCGGATCGCTTTCAGCGGCCAATGCCGGCAAGATCGTAAAGATCATGGACACCGCGATGAAGGTTGGCGCGCCGGTGATCGGGCTGAATGATTCCGGCGGCGCGCGCATTCAGGAAGGTGTGATGTCTCTGGCCGGCTATGCCGATATTTTTCTGCGCAACACGCTGGCCAGCGGCGTGATCCCGCAAATTTCCGCCATCATGGGCCCGTGCGCAGGCGGAGCGGTGTATTCGCCTGCCATTACAGATTTCATCCTGATGGTGGACAAAACTTCTTATATGTTCGTGACCGGCCCGGACGTGATTAAGACCGTGACGCATGAAGAGGTCACTAAAGACGAGCTTGGCGGCGCGGGAACGCACAATGAAACTTCCGGCGTGGCGCATTTTATGGCGCATGACGATGCCGAATGTCTCTCGATGGTGCGCGAACTGTTCGGGTTTATTCCTTCCAATAATCTCGACGATCCGCCCCGCCGCGAATGCACCGATCCCATTGACCGTGCGGATTCCGAGCTGCAGACCGTGGTCCCGGTTGAATCCAGCCAGCCTTATGACATGAAAGATGTGATCACGCGCGTGGTGGATGACGGTTACTTCTTTGAAGTGCATGAGCACTACGCAAAAAACATCGTCGTGGGATTCGCCCGCCTGAATGGCCGTTCCGTGGGGATCGTAGCCAATCAACCCGCGTTTCTGGCTGGCGTGCTCGATATCAATGCGTCAGTAAAAGGCGCGCGGTTTGTGCGCTTTTGCGATGCCTTTAACATTCCGCTGATCACATTTGAAGATGTCCCCGGATTTCTCCCCGGGACGCAGCAGGAGTACGGCGGCATCATCCGCCACGGCGCAAAGTTGTTGTTTGCCTTTGCTGAAGCCACGGTCCCCAAGATCACCATAATCACGCGCAAAGCTTATGGCGGCGCATATTGCGTCATGTCATCCAAGCACATCCGTACGGACGTGAATTATGCGTGGCCCACGGCGGAAATCGCGGTGATGGGAGCAGAAGGAGCGGTCAACATTGTGTACAAGCGCGAGCTGGAGCGCGCGGCGCTTTCAGCGAAATCAGAGAAAGAAAAAGCTGAAGTCATTGCCAGGGCGCGCAATGAAAAGATTGAAGAATTCCGCGACCGCTTTGCCAGCCCTTACGTTGCCGCCGAACGCGGCTATATTGACGCCGTGATTCGTCCGCAGGAAACGCGTAAAAAGCTGATTGACGCGCTGGAAATGCTCCAGAACAAGCGCGACAAGAATCCGCCGAAGAAGCATGCGAATATTCCGCTGTGAGCTCTCATGTTTTGTCCCCTGAGCGCAAGGAACTCCTATAGCAGCGGGACGCTTATCGCGGATTACGCGGAATAACTCGGATTTTTATTGAACCCTGAAGCAAAAGAAATCTCGATAAACTTTGGGAGTGCGACTTTCCCCAAATCGCATTCCTCAACTCCTCGTAGTCAAGTGCCTTCCTAGGCCGGGCCGTTCCACCACTCTGGCTCCTTGGGGACGCCGAGGATGGATATCGCATCTATTTGGACAAGTGGAAGCTGCTGGTGCCCGAAGGTTCCGAACAGCGTCAGTCGCATGGTCAACGCCGCACCGGCAGTTGAAGGCGCAGTCACCTTGTACCAAGCTGCCGCTTTCTGTGCGATCATCGACGCTATTGCCGGTACTGAACTGGGATCGATTGGAATCCAGTCCACCAGCGACACCGGCATCACGACTGGAAGTACGGGACCGGCCAGTTGGTGCTCATACAGAAGTACAACTCTCAGATGGCAGTCTAACTCCTGAGTCGGTGCAATAACCTTGAATATGTCTTGCAGCGTTTGCGCGAGAGTGGCAGCTGGTGTCAGCGCTCGGGTCTGTCCGCATTGCAACAGTGGAGCTACCGGACTTAAAAAACGACTTACATGTGATTGATAGATAGACTCCTTGGTCTCGCCGTCAGCAACGATCTTCACGATCTGTTTTACAAACAAGCTCAAATTGGCGGTCCGCCTCTGGCGGAAGTCCAGGTTGCGCCATATCAAGGTCATGTGGCCAAAAAACGAGAGAGGATCCTCGACATTCTCAAAGCAGTGGCTGACTTGCCACCATTCTTTCTCATCCTTGAGAACGTGGTCAGCCGGCGAGTCGCTTTGGTGATCCCAGACTTGATCCTGCACGGTGACAACTGGCCATTGCGACGGGGGACCACCGGATTGGTTTCGCCCGGACAGCCGCATCATTTCTATCTCGTCGGGCAGCTCGATAAAAAAGTGCTCCAGTAGAAGCCCGCTGTTCGCCGCCAGCTGTTCCATGTTGGGCCCGGCTGGATCTGCGTTGAAGATAACGTCTAAATACAACTCGTCCCGCAACGCAAAATTGTGCGCGAACTGCACGGTGTAATCCCATTTCAACACCTCGGCAATTGCGTCTTCAATATTGGCCGGACCGGCGTCGGAATGCGACGCTAGAGGTGCGGCCGTCGCCGCTTGTGAGATGAGAATGGGAGCATCGGGGATCCATGGGGTTCTAGTTTTCAACGTTTGGCCAACGTTTCATTGTGTTCCGCCGCGCTTCAGTGATTGCTCAGCTGGCGGCTTACTTATCTTCGTACTGTGGAGTGGTCCCGAAAGTGATGCATGTCACGACGATGAGTGATGCTGTAATAATAAAGTCAAGTCAGTGAGCTTTTCGATGGACTAACTTGAATTATCCCAGGCTTTGCGAAGAAGCAAAGCGCTTCGCCTGTATCTCAATGTAGACGTTGATCAGCGAAACCGCAGCCGGCGTTACGCCTGGAATGCGCGACGCGTGGCCGAGCGTGCGTGGGCGGACTCGTTGCAACTTTTCATTCATCTCGCGCGAAAGACCGCTGACTTTGCCGTAGTCAAACCAATCAGGAATCGGTCTTCATTTCATTGTGCGCCAGCAGAATACCGTGTCGATCCGGTTGTGATCGGCGGTATTGGTTCGCGTGAATCAAGGTGGGGCCTTATCAATCGCTCACCCGGGCCGGCGGGCACGGGAGACTTTGGGCCGCGCAGGTTTCCTACCGCATTCCGGACAGGCGCATTACCACCCGACGGGGGAGGATATGGCCGCGGGTTGATGCAGATTGATTTTGATGCTTTTCCCTTTGCCCGCAACGGCAACTGGCAAGACCCTGAAGCCAATATCAATACTGGCTGTAGCGTGTTGAAATCAAATCTGGATCTGCTGGGAAGAAAAACGTCCCTTACCGGGCGCGACCTGCTTCAGGCAGCGATTGCTGCTTATAACTGCGGCGCAGGAAACGTTCTCACCGCGATAAGTGAAAGCCATGACGTGGATTTTTTCACCACCGGTAGGAACTACTCAAAGGATGTTCTGAACCGCGCCGGATTTTTCCAGAATGCGGGATGGGATTCGCAGTCGTAGACCGGCAACTTGGTTAAAGGTCTCTGGTTGTTGGAAGCTCGTTTGCCTCGTTGGCCGGCAATTCCGCCAGCAGCCCTCTCAGATCCAGGTGTCGCGTGTACATGGCCAGCTTGCCATCCGGCGTGCGTGGCCATGTCTCTCTAGGACGATCAACGTACAATTCCACTCCATTCCCGTCAGGATCGCGCAGGTAAAGCGATTGGCTTACGCCGTGATCGGCAGCGCCTTCAAGGCCGATTCCGGCTGCGATCAAGCGCCGCAGCGCGTCTGCCAATGCCGCCCGACTGGGATAGACGATGGCGTGATGGTAAAGGCCGGTTGTGCCGAACGGAGGAGGCGGACCATCGAGGCTCTCCCACGTGTTGAGAGCAATGTGATGGTGATAGCCGCCGGCCGAGAGGAATGCAGCCTGGTCGCCCATACGTTGCATCAGCTCAAACCCAAGCACGTCCCTGTAAAATCCTATGGCGCGTTCCAGGTTAGCGACTTTCAAGTGCACATGGCCAATGCGCACTTCAGGATCGATCGGATTGCTTTTCTTTCCCGTCGCCATAACTTAGCTGGGGTTCTGTTGGGCCTGCGCAAACCGCTTGCCCTGAATTTCAATATAGACATGAATGAGCGAAACCGCAGCCGGGGTTACCCCGGGAATGCGCGAGGCGTGGCCCAGTGTGCGGGGACGGACGCGCTGGAGTTTCTCATTCATCTCTCGCGAAAGGCCGCTCACCTTGCCGTAATCGAACCAGTCAGGAATGACCCGCTGCTCGGCCTTCTTCAGTCGCTCAATGGACTTACGTTGCTGGTCAAGATAACCGGCGTATTTGATTTCCGTCTCGACGGTCTTCATTTCATTGCGCGCGGCCGTGGAGAGTTTCGGCCGTGAATCAGGACCATTTTCAGACCGGTTTTCCTCCGTGTCTCCGTGTCTCCGTGATGGATTTTCGGTTTCAGTTAACAACGCGATCTCGACAAAATACTCCGTATAGACTTCCGCCACTACGCCCGCCAGGTCTTCAATCACAATCTCTGGCCGTTTCAGCAATTGCGCCAGCGTCGACCCGAGCGCGCTAGAAAGATTATTTCCGTTTGCAGCAGTTGGAGAGACCTCCATTGATTCGGCCTCACCCTCAATCTCATTCAATTTCGATGCAAGCACGGCCACCCTCTCCTGCTGCGTCCGGCCGATCTTCTCCAGCAT
The genomic region above belongs to Terriglobia bacterium and contains:
- a CDS encoding VOC family protein produces the protein MATGKKSNPIDPEVRIGHVHLKVANLERAIGFYRDVLGFELMQRMGDQAAFLSAGGYHHHIALNTWESLDGPPPPFGTTGLYHHAIVYPSRAALADALRRLIAAGIGLEGAADHGVSQSLYLRDPDGNGVELYVDRPRETWPRTPDGKLAMYTRHLDLRGLLAELPANEANELPTTRDL
- a CDS encoding transglycosylase SLT domain-containing protein; protein product: MAERAWADSLQLFIHLARKTADFAVVKPIRNRSSFHCAPAEYRVDPVVIGGIGSRESRWGLINRSPGPAGTGDFGPRRFPTAFRTGALPPDGGGYGRGLMQIDFDAFPFARNGNWQDPEANINTGCSVLKSNLDLLGRKTSLTGRDLLQAAIAAYNCGAGNVLTAISESHDVDFFTTGRNYSKDVLNRAGFFQNAGWDSQS
- a CDS encoding acyl-CoA carboxylase subunit beta, with the translated sequence MDLEQKIEELKRRDSLAEAGGGKERQERQHKEGKMSARERIEFLLDEGTFEEFDKMVTHSCTDFGMEQNKVYGDGFVTGYGRIEGRLVFVFAQDFTVFGGSLSAANAGKIVKIMDTAMKVGAPVIGLNDSGGARIQEGVMSLAGYADIFLRNTLASGVIPQISAIMGPCAGGAVYSPAITDFILMVDKTSYMFVTGPDVIKTVTHEEVTKDELGGAGTHNETSGVAHFMAHDDAECLSMVRELFGFIPSNNLDDPPRRECTDPIDRADSELQTVVPVESSQPYDMKDVITRVVDDGYFFEVHEHYAKNIVVGFARLNGRSVGIVANQPAFLAGVLDINASVKGARFVRFCDAFNIPLITFEDVPGFLPGTQQEYGGIIRHGAKLLFAFAEATVPKITIITRKAYGGAYCVMSSKHIRTDVNYAWPTAEIAVMGAEGAVNIVYKRELERAALSAKSEKEKAEVIARARNEKIEEFRDRFASPYVAAERGYIDAVIRPQETRKKLIDALEMLQNKRDKNPPKKHANIPL
- a CDS encoding alkaline phosphatase family protein translates to MRCKITPLFLLVFLAVMVGCGGVNHVGGPPTPTPSTTAIPAADHVFLVVLENHAAAQVIGNSSMPFLNSLATAHSHAANYFANTHPSIGNYFMLTTGNVETNDDSFPGAISSDNVAQALTSAGKTWKAYMQSLPSPGYTGGDVYPYFKHHNPFAYMQSVLGSQTANLVPVTQLSADAAAGTLPSFAFIAPNAENDAHDCPSGGPLCTDDAKLSAADSWLSNNIGPLINSPALANSVFIIVFDESLAIDVINGGGNVAWVIAGSHVKTGFKSTRFYQHQSTLRLVLDLLRVTDHPGNSATAATMEEFFQ